In one window of Melospiza melodia melodia isolate bMelMel2 unplaced genomic scaffold, bMelMel2.pri scaffold_90, whole genome shotgun sequence DNA:
- the LOC134414015 gene encoding olfactory receptor 14A16-like: MSNSSSIRHFLLLALADTRQLQLLHFCLLLGISLAALLGNGLIISAVACGHHLHTPMFFFLLNLALSDMGMICTTVPKAMHNFLWDTSTISYSGCAAQVFFFLLFITAEASLLTVMCYDRYVSICKPLHYGTLLGSRACAHMAAAAWASAFLTALLHTANTFSLPLCHGNALGQFFCEIPQILKLSCSKSYLREIGFIVVGASLGFGCFLFMVFSYVQIFRAVLRIPSEQGRHKAFSTCLPHLAVVSLFVTTGTFSYLKPASISSLSLDLALSVLYSVVPPALNPLIYSLRNQELKAAVGRL; this comes from the coding sequence atgtccaacagcagctccatcaggcacttcctcctgctggcattggcagacacgcggcagctgcagcttctgcacttctgcctcttgctgggcatctccctggctgccctcctgggcaacggcctcatcatcagcgccgtagcctgcggccaccacctgcacacgcccatgttcttcttcctgctcaacctggccctcagcgacatgggcatgatctgcaccactgtccccaaagccatgcacaatttcctctgggacaccagcaccatctcctactcaggatgtgctgctcaggttttcttctttcttttgtttATCACAGCAGAAGCGTCTCTCCttaccgtcatgtgctatgaccgctacgtgtccatctgcaaacccctgcactacgggaccctcctgggcagcagagcttgtgcccacatggcagcagctgcctgggccagtgcctttctcactgctcttctgcacacagccaatacattttccctgcccctgtgccatggcaatgccctgggccagttcttctgtgaaatcccacagatcctcaagctctcctgctccaaatcctacctcagggaaattGGCTtcattgtggttggtgcatctttaggttttggttgttttttgttcatggttttctcctatgtgcagatcttcagggctgtgctgaggatcccctctgagcaggggcggcacaaagccttttccacctgcctccctcacctggccgtggtgtcCCTGTTTGTCACCACTGGGACATTTTCCTACCTGAAGCCTGCCTCTATTTCttccctatccctggatctggccctgtcagttctgtactcagtggtgcctccagccctgaaccccctcatctacagcctgaggaaccaggagctcaaggctgcagtggggagacta